A region from the Carassius auratus strain Wakin unplaced genomic scaffold, ASM336829v1 scaf_tig00037315, whole genome shotgun sequence genome encodes:
- the LOC113083115 gene encoding katanin p60 ATPase-containing subunit A-like 1 — MNLTEICDNAKKGREYALLGNYDSSMVYYQGVLQQIHKHYQSLRDPALKVKWQQVRQELAEEYEQVKSLVNTLESFKVEKPVDFPNPLPEESPRDPDVWPPPTPAEHRGPVQVKKPMTVSKPQRKDSPGMQHRGPMGRGQPNVKSERPNTRDGRGNKPKDEKSKKNAQEGAADVEQRKFDGAGYDSDLVDALERDIVSRNPNIHWDDIADLEDAKKLLREAVVLPMWMPDFFKGIRRPWKGVLMVGPPGTGKTMLAKAVATECGTTFFNVSSSTLTSKYRGESEKLVRLLFEMARFYAPATIFIDEIDSICGRRGTSDEHEASRRVKSELLVQMDGVGGAQENDDPSKMVMVLAATNFPWDIDEALRRRLEKRIYIPLPTAQGRAELLKINLREVEVASDVDLTLIAEKIEGYSGADITNVCRDASMMAMRRRIQGLSPEEIRALSKDELQMPVTMEDFELALKKISKSVSAADLEKYESWMSEFGSV, encoded by the exons ATGAATCTGACTGAGATTTGCGACAATGCTAAGAAAGGAAGAGAATATGCACTTCTTGGGAATTATGACTCATCTATGGTGTACTATCAAGGTGTTCTACAACAGATCCACAAGCACTATCAGTCCCTCAGAGATCCTGCCCTGAAAGTCAAATGGCAACAA GTTCGGCAGGAACTGGCAGAGGAATATGAGCAGGTGAAAAGCCTTGTAAACACCCTAGAGAGTTTCAAGGTGGAAAAACCTGTGGATTTCCCCAACCCTCTGCCTGAAGAGAGCCCAAGGGACCCCGATGTGTGGCCGCCCCCTACCCCAGCTGAGCACAG GGGACCTGTCCAGGTGAAGAAGCCAATGACTGTATCAAAGCCCCAGAGAAAAGACTCCCCTGGAATGCAGCATCGTGGACCCATGGGGAGAGGCCAGCCAAACGTGAAATCAGAGAGGCCCAACACCCGCGACGGCCGTGGAAATAAACCTAAGGATGAAAAA AGTAAGAAGAATGCCCAGGAGGGTGCTGCTGATGTGGAACAGAGGAAGTTTGATGGCGCAGGCTATGACAGCGATCTGGTGGATGCGCTGGAGAGGGACATTGTGTCCCGGAATCCCAATATCCACTG GGATGACATCGCAGATCTGGAAGATGCCAAAAAGCTGCTGAGAGAGGCAGTGGTCCTGCCTATGTGGATGCCAGACTTCTTCAAGGGGATCCGCCGCCCGTGGAAG GGGGTGCTGATGGTGGGCCCTCCAGGCACAGGGAAGACCATGTTGGCTAAAGCGGTTGCGACCGAATGTGGCACAACATTTTTCAATGTGTCGTCCTCCACGCTGACCTCAAAGTACAGGGGAGAGTCTGAGAAACTGGTGCGGCTCCTCTTTGAAATG GCTCGTTTTTATGCTCCTGCAACTATTTTTATTGATGAGATTGACTCTATTTGTGGGAGGCGGGGCACCTCAGACGAACATGAGGCCAGTCGCCGAGTGAAGTCAGAATTACTCGTGCAGATGGATG GCGTAGGAGGTGCGCAAGAGAATGATGATCCCTCTAAAATGGTAATGGTCCTGGCTGCCACTAACTTCCCCTGGGACATTGATGAGGCTCTAAGAAGACGACTGGAGAAGAGGATCTACATTCCACTACCCACTG CTCAAGGACGGGCAGAACTCTTAAAGATCAACCTAAGGGAAGTGGAAGTGGCATCTGATGTGGATCTGACCCTCATCGCTGAGAAAATTGAGGGTTATTCAGGAGCTGACATCACCAACGTCTGCAG AGATGCATCGATGATGGCGATGCGACGGAGGATCCAGGGTCTGAGTCCGGAGGAGATCCGTGCTCTCTCTAAAGATGAGCTGCAGATGCCAGTCACCATGGAGGACTTTGAGCTTGCACTCAAAAAGATCTCAAAATCCGTCTCGGCTGCAGACCTGGAGAAATACGAGTCCTGGATGTCTGAGTTTGGGTCTGTGTAA